TCTCTTCGCTCATAGGAGGGGAAAGATTGCTCGCGCAGATATTGATGAATTTCAAATTCAGCTTATTCTCGTCGATCAGAATGGCCAAATTGGTCTGATCCGGGGAAACCCCTAAGACCCGATCGGACAATCCGCCGACGACGAAGACGGTAAATAAGATGGCAAAGATTCTAAAACGATTCGGACCCATGGCGTACTTCCACCTAGACTATCGGTTAGAACGAAAAAATTGCCTACTTTTTTTGGGTCAAAGCGAAGAGATCCGACGGATCGCTTCCGCAACGTCTTCCTTTTTACCGAAGGCCGAAAGCCTGAAATACCCTTCTCCCGCCGGTCCGAAACCGGATCCCGGGGTCCCGACCACCTGTGCCTTGTCCAGCAGACGATCGAAGAAATCCCAAGAGCTGAGTCCCTCCGGAGCCTTTAACCAAATGTAAGGCGCGTTGACTCCTCCGAACACGTCATATCCCGCTTTTTGCAATCCTTCCCGGATCGCTTTTGCGTTGGACATATAAATTGCGATACTTTCCTGGATTTCTTTTTTTCCCTTTGCGGAATACACTGCTTCCGCCGCCTTTTGAGTCACGTAGGAAACCCCGTTGAACTTCGTAGTATGACGACGACTCCAAAGGGAAGCGATGGAGACTTCCTGCCCTCCTTTGGTCCTACCCTTCAACTCCTTCGGAATTACGATGTACGCGCAACGCAATCCTGTAAAACCGGCCGTCTTGGAAAAGGAACGGAACTCGATGGCGACTTCCCTTGCCCCTTCGATTTCGAAAATGGAACGCGGAACCCCCGGTTCGGATACGTAGGCCTCGTATGCGGAATCATACAATAGGATGCTTCCGTTCTTTTTGGCGAATTCCACCCAACCCTTCAAAGACTCTTTGGACGCGACCGTACCGGTGGGATTATTCGGATAACAGAGATAAATCAGGTCGGGGCGCTCTTTCGGAAACTCTGGTTGAAATCCGTTTTCCTTGGTCGCAGGCATATAGATCAGATTCGCATAACGTCCGTCCGGTCCCGCCTCGCCTGTACGTCCCGCCATTACGTTCGTATCCACATAAACGGGATACACCGGATCTCCGATCGCGATCTTCGCGTCGGTGGAGAAGATCTCCTGAATGTTTCCGCAATCGCATTTGGATCCGTCGGAAACGAAAATTTCGCTTTCGTCCAGTTTGACTCCGAGAGGAGCATAGTCGTTTTCCGCGATCGCTTTTAAAAGGAAAGAATACCCCTGTTCGGGACCGTAACCGTGAAATCCTTCGGAGGTTCCCATTTCCCGGGAAGCCTGAACCATCGCCTCCACCACGGAAGGTACTAAAGGAAGAGTAACGTCTCCGATTCCCAGACGGATGATTTTTGCTCCCGGATTTTTTTCCGAATAGGCTTTCACTCTCCTTCCGATTTCCGGAAAAAGATATCCTGCTTTTAATTTCAGATAATTTT
The genomic region above belongs to Leptospira fletcheri and contains:
- a CDS encoding LL-diaminopimelate aminotransferase: MANINENYLKLKAGYLFPEIGRRVKAYSEKNPGAKIIRLGIGDVTLPLVPSVVEAMVQASREMGTSEGFHGYGPEQGYSFLLKAIAENDYAPLGVKLDESEIFVSDGSKCDCGNIQEIFSTDAKIAIGDPVYPVYVDTNVMAGRTGEAGPDGRYANLIYMPATKENGFQPEFPKERPDLIYLCYPNNPTGTVASKESLKGWVEFAKKNGSILLYDSAYEAYVSEPGVPRSIFEIEGAREVAIEFRSFSKTAGFTGLRCAYIVIPKELKGRTKGGQEVSIASLWSRRHTTKFNGVSYVTQKAAEAVYSAKGKKEIQESIAIYMSNAKAIREGLQKAGYDVFGGVNAPYIWLKAPEGLSSWDFFDRLLDKAQVVGTPGSGFGPAGEGYFRLSAFGKKEDVAEAIRRISSL